GTAGGGTACTGCAACCAGCAGAAACAAGGTACCCGAAGATAGAACAATTGGCACTGGCATAATCACAACAGCAAGAAGACTGCGGCACTATTTCCAGAGCCACACAATCATAGTACGAACGGACCAACCATTAAGGCAGATACTAACCAGACCCGAGCTCGCCGGCAGATTAATAAAATGGTCGgtcgagctctccgagttcgatatTCGGTACGAATCAAGGAAAACACTGAAGTCACAGGTTCTGGCCGACTTTATATCAGAGATGACAAATGACACATACAACACAGACGTGAAATGGACCATACATGTGGATGGAGCATCAAACAAAGAAGGCAGTGGGGCTGGGATACTACTCAAAGAGGGAGACAAAGTGGTGGCCGAGCAGTCACTACAGTTCCGCTTCAACGCAAGCAACAATCAATCGGAATATGAGGCCCTACTCGCTGGACTAAAGCACGCCCTACAACTGCAAATACCTCGAATAACAGCCTACTGCGACTCCTCATTAGTGGTACATCAAATAAAGGGCGAATTTCAGGTAAAAGATCCTTTGTTAGAGAaatattggctcataacaaaggatctaatttcaaaatttaaagaatttgatattattcatgtAAACCGAAAACACAATACCAGGGCCGACGTGTTATCTAAACTAGCCACAACTTGGCAAACCGGGAACACGTCGGCACTGTCCCAGCTAACGCTTGACAAACCAAGTTTTGAGCAGGATACAATTCTGAGTATTACACAGGTCCCAGATTGGCGAACACCTTTTTTCAATTACATCAACACAGGCACTATACCAAACGGCGAGCCGAACTTGCCACTCTTCTGACGAAGAGCAAGCTATTACACAGTGCTGGGAAACACTTTGTACAGACGAGGGCATTCACAACCACTACTTAAATGCATCAGCAACGAGGAGGCCGAGGAGGTCATGGCCGAAACACACGAAGGAGTCTGCGGCAACCATATTGGCGGCCGAGCATTAGCAGCAAAGATCCTGCGAACAGGATATTATTGGCCGACGATAAAACGGGACTGCATC
This region of Arachis hypogaea cultivar Tifrunner chromosome 8, arahy.Tifrunner.gnm2.J5K5, whole genome shotgun sequence genomic DNA includes:
- the LOC140174748 gene encoding uncharacterized protein — translated: MTNDTYNTDVKWTIHVDGASNKEGSGAGILLKEGDKVVAEQSLQFRFNASNNQSEYEALLAGLKHALQLQIPRITAYCDSSLVVHQIKGEFQDTILSITQVPDWRTPFFNYINTGTIPNGEPNLPLF